In a genomic window of Staphylococcus taiwanensis:
- a CDS encoding NERD domain-containing protein: MDSFGPTEIGLVVAIVIAIICLALFLLALKSKNNIKQKTKEEYELKEKEMRTSHEEALEKERIENKKQVTKQKETYEATVSGKDREIDALKLFSKNKSEYVTDMRLIGIRNRLVNEKRIRPEDMHIMANIFLPSNEFNDIQRISHLVLTRTGLYIIDSQLLKGHVYNGISGNQFQELPMMEQVFNTLDLDEKSPQTLVLDQNEDKTSLSFVNYSNQLAAIEKLASDLQTELGAKYTPTAILYFNPKHEGDVTISNYAQSSSVKVLVGPEQLDEFFNKFVFHGRIQYNVDELQEVMNKIESFN, translated from the coding sequence ATGGATTCATTTGGACCAACCGAAATAGGTTTAGTAGTAGCAATTGTTATTGCTATTATCTGCTTAGCATTATTTTTATTAGCATTAAAAAGTAAAAATAATATTAAACAGAAAACTAAAGAAGAATACGAGCTTAAAGAAAAAGAAATGAGAACCTCTCATGAAGAAGCACTTGAAAAAGAGCGTATTGAAAATAAAAAGCAAGTTACAAAGCAAAAAGAAACATACGAGGCAACTGTAAGTGGTAAAGATCGTGAAATCGATGCCTTAAAGCTTTTCTCTAAAAATAAAAGTGAATATGTTACAGATATGCGCTTAATTGGTATACGTAATCGTTTAGTTAATGAAAAACGTATTAGACCAGAAGATATGCATATCATGGCTAATATCTTCCTCCCAAGTAATGAATTCAATGATATACAACGTATAAGCCATCTTGTTTTAACAAGAACAGGACTATACATCATCGATTCTCAATTACTAAAAGGCCATGTATATAATGGTATTAGTGGTAATCAATTCCAAGAATTACCAATGATGGAACAAGTTTTTAATACATTAGACTTAGATGAGAAATCACCTCAAACGCTTGTACTTGATCAGAATGAGGATAAAACATCATTATCATTTGTTAATTATTCAAATCAGCTTGCTGCAATTGAAAAATTAGCATCAGATTTACAAACTGAGTTAGGTGCTAAATACACACCAACAGCAATATTATACTTCAACCCTAAACATGAGGGCGACGTTACTATTTCAAATTATGCTCAAAGTTCAAGTGTAAAGGTATTAGTAGGACCTGAACAATTGGACGAATTCTTTAACAAATTTGTATTCCATGGACGTATTCAATATAACGTTGATGAATTACAAGAAGTAATGAATAAAATTGAATCATTTAATTAA
- a CDS encoding methionine adenosyltransferase — protein MTYNKRLFTSESVTEGHPDKIADQVSDAILDEILKDDPNARVACETTVTTGMALISGEISTSTYVDIPKVVRETIKGIGYTRAKFGYDYQTMAVLTAIDEQSPDIAQGVDKALEYRNDISEEEIEATGAGDQGLMFGYATNETETFMPLPIFLSHQLAKRLSDVRKDGILDYLRPDGKVQVTVEYDEDDKPKRIDTIVVSSQHADDVELEQIQSDIKEHVIYPTVPQGLIDDDTKFFINPTGRFVIGGPQGDAGLTGRKIIVDTYGGYARHGGGCFSGKDPTKVDRSAAYAARYVAKNIVAAGLADQCEVQLAYAIGVAEPVSISIDTFNTGKVSEAQLVEAVRAHFDLRPAGIIKMLDLKHPIYKQTAAYGHFGRTDVLLPWEKLDKVNVLKDAVQA, from the coding sequence ATCAGATGCCATTTTGGATGAAATATTAAAAGATGATCCAAATGCACGTGTCGCATGTGAAACTACTGTAACTACTGGTATGGCTTTAATTTCTGGTGAAATTTCAACATCTACATATGTAGATATCCCTAAGGTTGTGAGAGAAACAATCAAAGGTATTGGTTATACTCGTGCTAAATTCGGCTATGATTACCAAACGATGGCTGTTTTAACTGCTATTGACGAACAGTCACCTGATATTGCACAAGGCGTAGATAAAGCACTTGAATATAGAAATGATATTTCGGAAGAAGAGATTGAAGCTACTGGTGCTGGAGATCAAGGATTAATGTTTGGTTATGCTACAAATGAAACAGAAACATTTATGCCATTACCAATCTTCTTATCACACCAACTTGCCAAACGTTTATCTGATGTTCGAAAAGATGGCATTTTAGATTATTTACGTCCAGATGGAAAGGTACAAGTTACAGTTGAATACGATGAAGACGATAAACCAAAGCGTATTGATACAATCGTCGTATCTTCTCAACATGCTGATGATGTTGAATTAGAGCAAATTCAAAGTGATATTAAAGAACATGTTATTTACCCAACTGTCCCTCAAGGATTAATTGATGATGATACTAAATTCTTTATTAACCCAACAGGGCGTTTTGTAATTGGTGGACCTCAAGGCGATGCTGGATTAACAGGACGTAAAATTATTGTCGATACTTATGGTGGTTATGCACGTCATGGAGGTGGATGTTTCAGCGGTAAAGATCCAACTAAAGTTGACCGTTCAGCAGCATATGCAGCACGTTACGTAGCTAAAAATATCGTAGCTGCAGGATTAGCTGATCAATGTGAAGTACAATTAGCATATGCAATTGGTGTCGCTGAACCAGTTTCTATTTCTATTGATACATTTAATACTGGTAAAGTATCAGAAGCACAATTAGTTGAAGCAGTAAGAGCGCACTTCGACTTACGTCCAGCCGGTATCATTAAGATGTTAGATTTAAAACACCCAATCTATAAACAAACAGCTGCTTATGGTCATTTTGGTAGAACAGATGTATTATTACCTTGGGAAAAATTAGATAAAGTAAATGTGTTAAAAGATGCTGTCCAAGCTTAA
- a CDS encoding transaldolase, giving the protein MTKLNVEVFADGADIEQMKAAYKNKEVDGFTTNPSLMAKAGVTDYKAFAEEAVREIPDASISFEVFSDDLETMEKEAEILKQYGDNVFVKIPVVNSKGESTISLIKKLSADNVRLNVTAVYTIEQVKEITEAVTAGVPTYISVFAGRIADTGVDPLPLVKESVEVAHSKDGVKLLWASCRETFNVIQADQLGVDIITCPADVVKKVNTNLGRDINELSIDTVQGFAKDIKSSGLSIL; this is encoded by the coding sequence ATGACTAAACTTAATGTAGAAGTATTTGCAGATGGTGCGGATATTGAACAAATGAAAGCAGCATATAAAAATAAAGAGGTTGATGGATTTACAACTAATCCTAGTTTAATGGCAAAAGCTGGTGTAACAGACTATAAAGCTTTTGCAGAGGAAGCAGTACGCGAAATCCCAGATGCTTCTATTTCATTTGAGGTCTTTTCTGATGATTTAGAAACAATGGAGAAAGAAGCTGAAATTCTTAAACAATATGGTGATAATGTATTCGTAAAAATTCCAGTTGTTAACTCAAAAGGTGAATCTACAATTTCACTTATTAAAAAATTATCTGCTGATAATGTAAGACTAAATGTAACTGCAGTTTATACTATTGAACAAGTCAAAGAAATTACTGAAGCAGTAACAGCAGGCGTACCAACTTACATTTCAGTATTCGCTGGACGAATTGCTGATACAGGTGTCGATCCACTTCCATTAGTAAAAGAATCAGTTGAAGTTGCGCATAGCAAAGATGGTGTTAAATTATTATGGGCAAGCTGTCGTGAAACATTTAATGTTATTCAAGCTGATCAACTTGGTGTGGATATTATTACATGTCCAGCTGATGTCGTTAAGAAAGTTAATACAAATCTAGGTAGAGATATTAATGAATTATCAATAGATACTGTTCAAGGTTTTGCGAAAGATATAAAAAGTTCAGGTTTATCAATTTTATAA
- the crcB gene encoding fluoride efflux transporter CrcB has protein sequence MQYIFVLIGGMVGALLRYSLTFINNGSALPIGTLIANLIGAFFMGLLSTITIKLFKDNPMIKKGLTTGLLGALTTFSTFQLELVKMVHHHMLGLVFMYGLLSYIGGILLCWLGVKVGGQSS, from the coding sequence ATGCAATATATATTTGTTTTAATTGGTGGTATGGTTGGAGCATTATTAAGATATTCACTCACATTTATTAATAACGGTTCCGCTTTACCTATCGGAACACTGATTGCAAATTTAATTGGTGCATTTTTTATGGGATTACTATCGACGATTACTATTAAATTGTTTAAAGATAACCCAATGATAAAAAAAGGATTAACTACTGGCTTACTTGGTGCTTTAACTACTTTTTCAACTTTCCAACTTGAACTTGTAAAAATGGTTCACCATCACATGCTTGGTTTAGTTTTTATGTATGGCTTATTAAGTTATATAGGTGGCATATTGCTATGCTGGTTAGGCGTTAAGGTAGGAGGTCAGTCATCATGA
- a CDS encoding CrcB family protein, whose amino-acid sequence MINVLLVMFGGGLGAVVRAWLTDYAKERWTTTLPIATLVVNIIGSFLIGLVLGLSLHLQWFSLFFVTGFLGGLTTFSTMSYELVNFLSPNFKPVQFIAYSCLQFIIGFLACYLGFII is encoded by the coding sequence ATGATTAACGTTTTATTAGTCATGTTTGGTGGCGGATTAGGTGCAGTAGTAAGAGCTTGGTTAACGGATTACGCTAAAGAACGATGGACAACTACGCTACCCATAGCAACTTTAGTTGTTAATATCATTGGTAGTTTTCTTATAGGATTAGTTTTAGGTCTCTCCTTACATTTGCAATGGTTTAGTTTGTTTTTTGTAACTGGTTTTCTTGGAGGATTAACTACGTTTTCAACTATGTCCTATGAGTTGGTAAATTTCTTATCTCCCAATTTTAAACCTGTTCAATTTATAGCATATTCATGTTTACAATTTATAATAGGTTTTCTAGCGTGTTACTTAGGTTTTATTATTTAA
- a CDS encoding aldo/keto reductase has protein sequence METIEFYNGHTMPKVGLGTFKVENNEECKEAVKHAIVSGYRSIDTAKVYGNEEQVGQGIKEGLEATGLQRKDIFVTSKLYFEDFGRANVAQAYHMSIKKLGLDYLDLYLVHWPGVNEAVMIDTWKGMEDLYRDNKVKNIGVSNFEPEHLEALLAQVSIKPVINQVEFHPYFTQSKLRKYLEAQNIYMESWSPFMNAQILDDETLNAIGKEVNKSAAQVIIRWNIQHGVIVIPKSVTSSRIEENINVFDFELSNEQMQRIDNLNKDKRIGPDPNTFEGH, from the coding sequence ATGGAAACAATTGAATTTTACAACGGTCACACAATGCCAAAGGTAGGACTTGGAACCTTTAAAGTTGAGAATAATGAAGAATGTAAAGAAGCAGTTAAACATGCTATCGTATCTGGTTATCGTAGCATAGATACGGCTAAAGTATATGGTAACGAAGAACAAGTTGGACAAGGTATTAAAGAAGGTTTAGAAGCAACTGGGTTACAACGTAAAGATATATTCGTTACCTCAAAATTATATTTTGAAGATTTTGGACGTGCAAATGTTGCTCAAGCATATCATATGAGTATAAAAAAATTAGGATTAGACTATTTGGATTTATACTTAGTACATTGGCCTGGGGTTAATGAGGCTGTGATGATTGATACGTGGAAAGGTATGGAAGATCTATACAGAGATAATAAAGTGAAAAATATTGGTGTAAGTAATTTCGAGCCAGAGCATTTAGAAGCTTTATTAGCTCAAGTATCGATTAAACCAGTAATAAATCAAGTCGAATTTCATCCGTACTTTACGCAAAGTAAATTACGTAAATATTTAGAGGCACAAAACATTTATATGGAATCTTGGTCACCCTTTATGAATGCTCAAATTTTAGACGATGAGACGCTCAATGCGATAGGAAAAGAAGTAAACAAATCTGCTGCACAAGTCATTATTCGTTGGAATATTCAACATGGTGTCATTGTTATTCCTAAATCGGTAACATCAAGTCGAATTGAAGAAAATATTAATGTATTTGATTTCGAGCTTTCAAATGAACAAATGCAACGAATTGATAACTTAAATAAAGACAAAAGAATCGGTCCTGATCCAAATACATTTGAAGGTCATTAA